From the Myxococcales bacterium genome, one window contains:
- a CDS encoding thioredoxin family protein: MVRSSAPLPNGIVAFVKRDCPTCELVAPVLRQLAQGGALTVYSQDDPDFPSDIEVSDDCSLEVSWHQNIEAVPTLLRIEDGIEKERVLGWHREEWEALSGMRGLGADLPAMRPGCGSLSVDPEHATDLLLRFGVDTLRSRRIPLARLEDDIEALYGHGFSDGLPLVPPTEKRVLAMLEGTARKPDEVVAVVPSDLVECTVEKVAINAVMAGCRPEYLPLVLAAVEAACTDQFNMHGLLATTLSAGPVLIVNGPIRKRLGMNSGVNSLGQGNRANATIGRALQLVVRNVGGGRPGEVDRAVFGHPGKLGFCIAENEEDSPWQPLSVDLGSEAGRDTVTLFPGEGPRTILDQLSREPESLSRSFAATLRGLYHPKIVLAFDCLLLVSPEHARIFAEAGWDKAQLTARLHELCAIPSEELLRGAGGMAEGTQGPISVETVPKFRPGGIYIVHCGGSAGLFSAVIAGWVGGEMGSQVILKEVQA, from the coding sequence GTGGTTCGATCGAGTGCACCGCTACCCAACGGCATCGTCGCGTTCGTAAAGCGAGATTGCCCTACCTGCGAATTGGTGGCCCCGGTCTTGCGACAGCTAGCCCAGGGCGGCGCGCTCACGGTCTACAGTCAAGACGATCCCGACTTTCCCAGTGATATCGAGGTTTCGGACGACTGCTCCCTCGAAGTTTCCTGGCATCAAAACATCGAAGCTGTTCCCACGTTGCTGCGGATCGAAGACGGCATCGAGAAAGAACGTGTGCTCGGCTGGCACCGCGAAGAATGGGAAGCCCTCAGCGGTATGAGGGGGCTCGGCGCAGACCTGCCCGCAATGCGGCCCGGCTGCGGTTCGCTCTCGGTCGACCCCGAGCACGCGACAGATTTGTTGCTGCGCTTCGGAGTCGACACCCTGCGCTCTCGACGCATCCCATTGGCGCGACTCGAAGACGATATCGAAGCACTCTACGGCCACGGCTTCAGCGATGGCTTGCCATTGGTTCCCCCGACCGAAAAGCGCGTGCTCGCCATGCTCGAAGGGACGGCGCGCAAACCCGACGAAGTGGTGGCCGTGGTGCCCTCGGACCTGGTCGAGTGCACGGTCGAGAAAGTCGCGATCAATGCAGTCATGGCAGGTTGTCGTCCCGAATATCTCCCGCTTGTCCTCGCCGCAGTCGAAGCTGCCTGCACGGACCAATTCAACATGCATGGCCTGCTGGCCACGACGCTGAGTGCTGGGCCGGTATTGATCGTCAACGGCCCGATCCGAAAGCGACTCGGAATGAATTCCGGAGTGAATTCCCTGGGCCAGGGAAACCGTGCCAATGCGACCATTGGACGGGCGTTGCAGTTGGTGGTGCGAAACGTCGGCGGGGGCCGACCCGGAGAAGTCGATCGCGCCGTCTTCGGACACCCCGGAAAATTGGGATTCTGCATCGCCGAAAACGAAGAAGATTCTCCCTGGCAGCCGCTGTCCGTCGATCTCGGTTCCGAGGCGGGGCGCGACACCGTGACGCTATTTCCCGGGGAAGGGCCCCGCACCATCCTCGATCAGCTTTCGCGCGAACCCGAATCTTTGTCGCGCAGTTTTGCCGCGACCCTGCGCGGGCTCTACCACCCAAAGATCGTGTTGGCTTTTGACTGCCTGCTGCTCGTGTCGCCGGAACACGCCCGGATCTTTGCGGAAGCCGGCTGGGATAAAGCTCAATTGACCGCGCGCTTGCACGAGTTGTGCGCCATTCCCAGCGAAGAACTATTGCGCGGCGCTGGCGGCATGGCCGAGGGTACCCAGGGACCGATCTCCGTGGAAACGGTTCCGAAGTTTCGGCCCGGTGGCATATACATCGTGCACTGCGGTGGCTCGGCGGGTCTTTTTTCAGCGGTCATCGCAGGCTGGGTGGGCGGCGAGATGGGAAGTCAAGTGATCTTGAAGGAGGTTCAAGCATGA
- a CDS encoding PQQ-dependent sugar dehydrogenase yields the protein MRRFAIAACVFLIGLAVSCSLLLPERFVVNVPLAGMLFGHTIGAPSSNQIQSRFQLQPGFGLSLYANKLKHVRWLHPTPTGDLIASRPRSGDVILIAADADGDGRSDGTFPLLENLNRPQGLELFDGWLYVAETNAIGRVRYDAQSRTVNGDFERIVTGIPSRGNHWSRTIGMGPDGFLYLSIGSSCNACTEDGERRAAMYRYRPDGTGGELVAYGLRNAVGFDWQPGTLDLYATDNGRDLLGDDFPPCELNLIEMGGFYGWPFANGDRVPDPDFGAGQEARILASIPPVHSFRAHNAPLGISFIRGDRVPAALRGAALVALHGSWNRTIKDGYRVVSLRWLPDGTIREEDFLSGFEQDGDVIGRPVHVVEGRDGAFYISDDYAGAIWRVAYGEENASNLDPTRSRRNQGSSDPLAGISNTLRASLSLEGASLYELHRCATCHDPAQSKLGISVKPLDHLAERYDLNALEALLAAPPSPMPSYPLTAEEKRALAVYLLSKIHTSGR from the coding sequence ATGCGTAGGTTCGCGATCGCCGCGTGTGTGTTTTTGATCGGACTCGCCGTCTCGTGCAGTCTTCTGCTTCCCGAACGCTTCGTGGTCAATGTGCCTCTTGCCGGAATGCTGTTCGGCCACACGATCGGCGCGCCTTCTTCGAATCAGATTCAAAGCCGTTTTCAGCTGCAACCGGGCTTTGGCCTCTCGCTCTACGCCAACAAGCTGAAGCACGTTCGCTGGCTCCACCCGACGCCCACAGGTGACCTGATTGCCAGCAGGCCGCGATCGGGCGATGTGATCCTGATTGCAGCGGATGCAGACGGCGACGGCCGCAGTGACGGGACCTTCCCTCTACTCGAGAATTTGAATCGCCCGCAGGGCCTCGAACTCTTCGATGGGTGGTTGTATGTCGCGGAAACCAACGCGATCGGCCGGGTGCGCTACGACGCCCAGTCGAGAACAGTGAACGGTGACTTCGAACGCATCGTGACCGGTATCCCTTCGCGGGGCAATCACTGGAGCCGCACAATCGGCATGGGACCCGATGGGTTTCTGTACTTGAGCATCGGTTCATCGTGCAACGCTTGCACCGAAGATGGTGAGCGAAGGGCTGCCATGTACCGCTACCGACCGGACGGAACCGGAGGCGAACTCGTCGCCTACGGTTTGCGCAACGCGGTCGGTTTCGATTGGCAACCCGGAACCCTCGATCTCTACGCCACGGACAATGGGCGCGATCTACTGGGGGACGACTTCCCACCCTGCGAATTGAATCTCATCGAGATGGGCGGGTTCTACGGCTGGCCATTCGCAAACGGTGACCGCGTACCCGACCCGGACTTTGGAGCTGGACAAGAGGCACGAATCCTCGCGTCCATTCCCCCCGTTCACAGCTTTCGGGCCCACAACGCACCGCTCGGGATCAGTTTCATCCGCGGTGATCGGGTTCCAGCCGCTCTTCGCGGAGCGGCGTTGGTCGCACTCCACGGGTCCTGGAACCGAACGATCAAAGACGGATACCGCGTCGTGTCTCTTCGCTGGCTACCCGACGGGACGATTCGCGAAGAAGACTTCTTGAGTGGCTTCGAACAAGACGGGGATGTCATCGGTCGACCCGTTCATGTCGTCGAGGGCCGTGACGGAGCCTTCTATATTTCTGATGACTACGCGGGTGCAATCTGGCGAGTTGCGTATGGCGAAGAAAACGCCAGCAATCTCGACCCCACTCGATCGAGGCGAAACCAAGGTTCTTCAGATCCGCTTGCTGGCATCTCCAATACACTTCGCGCGAGCCTGTCCCTGGAGGGAGCGTCTTTGTACGAGCTTCATCGCTGCGCAACCTGTCACGATCCCGCACAGTCAAAACTCGGCATTTCGGTCAAGCCGCTGGACCATCTCGCGGAGCGCTACGACCTGAACGCCCTCGAAGCACTGCTCGCAGCGCCCCCTTCGCCGATGCCGAGCTACCCACTGACCGCAGAAGAAAAGCGCGCACTCGCGGTTTATCTTCTTTCCAAGATCCACACGTCTGGTCGCTGA
- the pyk gene encoding pyruvate kinase, with translation MGHRILRKTKIIATIGPASDSVDTIKAMIRAGMNVARLNFSHGSHAEHRKHIDTIRQASAELETHLAILLDTRGVEIRTGRLEGGSATLTTGQTFDLYADNRLGNASGVSISYKKLADEVEQGSRILIDDGVIELRVKEIRDDHVHCTINRGGLLGDRKGVNIPDINIAYPDISSQDRDDILFAIQHDITYIAASFVRSAGDVIAIRRILEEHNAVIPIIAKIENREGVENLDEIIAAADGTMVARGDLGVEIELQDVPIIQKRIIHSTVGAGKPVITATQMLDSMERNPVPTRAEVSDVANAIFDGTSAVMLSGETASGAYPVEAVRTIAALALRAEASLTDYGHLQHTNTETADKVTDAVSQAAITMAHHLNAAAIVTLTETGFTSRSISKFRPRCPILAITVSADVVRKLSMNWGVTGIHFDGEGSDDEMLAFAVRRGVELGYIDPGDIIVATHGVDRESGSTSMIRVLDVPES, from the coding sequence ATGGGACACCGAATCCTTCGCAAGACCAAGATCATCGCCACGATCGGTCCGGCCTCGGACTCGGTCGATACGATCAAGGCCATGATCCGCGCCGGGATGAACGTGGCGCGTCTGAATTTCTCTCACGGCAGCCACGCCGAACACCGCAAACACATTGATACCATTCGACAGGCCTCTGCCGAACTCGAAACGCACCTCGCCATTCTGCTCGATACCCGGGGCGTCGAAATTCGCACGGGGCGTCTCGAAGGAGGCAGCGCGACGCTCACCACCGGCCAAACCTTCGACCTCTATGCAGACAATCGCCTCGGAAACGCCTCCGGAGTCTCGATCAGCTACAAAAAACTGGCAGATGAAGTCGAGCAGGGTTCGCGAATCTTGATCGACGATGGCGTCATCGAACTACGGGTCAAAGAAATTCGAGACGATCATGTCCACTGCACGATCAACCGCGGCGGCCTGCTCGGCGACCGCAAGGGCGTCAACATCCCGGACATCAACATCGCCTACCCCGATATTTCGAGTCAAGATCGCGACGATATCCTGTTCGCGATTCAACACGACATCACTTACATCGCAGCGTCGTTCGTGCGCAGCGCGGGAGATGTGATCGCCATTCGACGCATCCTCGAAGAGCACAATGCCGTCATTCCGATCATTGCCAAGATCGAGAACCGTGAGGGAGTTGAAAACCTGGATGAAATCATCGCGGCGGCCGACGGGACCATGGTCGCGCGAGGCGACCTGGGGGTAGAGATCGAACTCCAGGACGTCCCAATCATCCAGAAGCGCATCATTCATTCGACGGTCGGGGCTGGCAAGCCCGTAATTACCGCGACGCAGATGCTCGACTCGATGGAACGCAACCCGGTCCCGACCCGAGCCGAAGTCAGCGATGTTGCGAATGCGATTTTCGATGGGACTTCTGCGGTCATGCTGTCCGGGGAAACGGCTTCAGGCGCTTATCCAGTCGAAGCGGTTCGCACCATTGCAGCACTCGCGCTGCGGGCCGAGGCTTCGCTGACCGACTACGGCCACTTGCAGCACACCAACACCGAGACTGCGGACAAGGTCACGGATGCGGTCAGTCAGGCCGCCATCACCATGGCCCATCACCTGAACGCGGCCGCGATCGTGACCCTGACCGAAACGGGCTTCACCTCGCGGTCGATCTCCAAGTTTCGCCCGCGCTGCCCCATCCTCGCCATCACCGTCTCAGCGGACGTGGTCAGAAAGCTCTCGATGAACTGGGGCGTTACGGGAATCCACTTCGACGGGGAGGGTTCCGACGACGAGATGCTTGCCTTCGCCGTACGCCGCGGCGTGGAGTTGGGCTACATCGACCCGGGAGACATCATCGTCGCGACCCATGGAGTGGACCGCGAGTCGGGAAGCACGAGCATGATCCGCGTCCTCGATGTGCCCGAGTCATGA
- a CDS encoding CBS domain-containing protein: MKISEIMNGPVETVSPNLKVSSLEQILKQHQISGTPVVASTGELVGIVSKTDLLGGYVEDPTLLKRGAEVWEIMTSDVLCAQTDDTVASVAKTMVDAHVHRVLVYDGDSLVGIVSTLDFLEAMASSAA, translated from the coding sequence TTGAAGATCAGTGAAATCATGAACGGACCCGTGGAGACGGTTTCGCCGAATCTCAAGGTCTCCTCACTTGAACAGATCCTCAAGCAGCACCAGATCAGTGGCACTCCCGTCGTGGCGAGTACCGGTGAGCTCGTCGGCATCGTGTCGAAGACCGATTTACTGGGGGGTTATGTCGAGGACCCGACGCTGTTGAAGCGCGGTGCCGAGGTGTGGGAAATCATGACGTCGGACGTTCTCTGCGCGCAGACTGACGATACGGTTGCGAGCGTGGCAAAGACGATGGTCGATGCCCATGTGCATCGGGTACTGGTGTACGACGGCGATTCGCTGGTGGGCATTGTCTCGACGCTCGATTTTCTTGAAGCAATGGCCTCTAGCGCAGCCTAG